The DNA sequence TTAATTGTGATATTAGGGTTTATTGAAAGGGGTTCAACGCCTCACTTCCGGTTGCATGACGAGTGCAAAGGTTGATTTGAAACGGCGCCGTCTTGCGGCGAGTAGTGGCAAGACGCGCATTGGTCagcttttaaaaatgtcttctgAAGTTCAATGCAAAGGTCAATATTATTTGTGCCAATTGATCCATATTGTATTGTTAGCTTTGTTTGCATTGATGGTGTAATAGAAACACAGCAATCAGTTGAACCCTGGCCAAGCATTCCAATTGCGATCGTGCTTTTCCAAACTAAGACGACATGAAGTAGTTTTGGTCAGCGGCGGATGTTGTGCGGTCGGCGCGTTGGCTCGTCATGATCCGGAGACCCTGGCCGAACTGACCAATCAGGCTGGCAGCCGCACACACCGCAGAGCCACACCGGCCGCGCCTCCACAGCGTCTGGACGCAGCCGAAGCTGTCAAACTTGGAACTGCTGAGCGAAAGGTGAATTACGACGGGGACGTTTGCAAAATTTGCCGCTGTTAAAAGCGCTTTCGGTTGTTTGGTTGTGCCTTTTCGAGTGTATTTTCAAGGTCGCGCGCTTGGGATAGAAATTCCTGTTTtgatttgcaaaaataaagtgaCGTGAAGGAAATGAGGAGCATTTTTGGGTTTTATCTTGAAAGAAAGATGGATTAAGTTCCGGTGATGGGAACCCTCCCCGGGTAAGCATTTGTGGCAGGCGCATTTTCAATTCCAAGCGATTTCAACGCTGCGCTATCATCGCAGTCGCTTTAGTCAACGAGACTGTAAAAGCGCAAATATTTCCGACGAGTTTCGAATATGTTATCCTCGCAGaatcaaaacaaagcaaaaccgAGGAACTTTAGTTCAGAATAGGGCGTGACACGCTTACGTCATTCTTAAGTTTCATTTCTTGTCTGCACAGTACAGTGTGAAAGTTCTTCATGTAGCCAAAAGCGAACATGTGCCAAGTTGTTTCCGAGTTACCCGACTTAGACTGACCGCAGCTTTTTGCTATTGCTCGAAATTGCTCTGTTAAATGCATTAATATAGAAAAGCACCAAAGCTAAACATGAGAGGTTTCCAGTTCATGTATTACATCATGCTATTATACTGTTCAAAGTCGCCATATCGCGCCAACTCATGTATTATAAACCTCCGATCCCAAATGTATGTTCACACCAAGTCACGATTTTGCCTGCGTGATGTTTGGTATATTGTAAGGCTTATTTGAAGTCCCTCAAAGGGCGGTTCggcagaattattattattatttttatgctcCTGAGAGGAAAAATGTACTGAATTCGTAGCATCTTGAATTCAAATTGCTCCAGGAGAATGTCTGCACAGTAGTGTGCCATTTATAGATGGCTCACATGGATTTATTGATTCTATAAGTCCAAACTCAAAAGGTTCAGTGACAGGTTGGAACTTTTGTGACTGTTAATTTAGACGATGTCCGACGGCGAGCTGGTCAAGAAAATGCTGAGGGTCATCCTCCAAGCCAACAAGGGTGGAATGTCGCTGTCCCGTCTGCAGTCTGAGTACAAGGAGCTGACCGGTGAGCAGATTCCACATAAACAGATGGGACACAACCATCTGGACACCCTGCTGGCCAGCGTGCCCTCCGTCGTCCACGTGGAACGCAGCCGCTCTGGAGAGGTGCGAGGTTACTTGCAAACGGTCTCATTCAGTCGAAAGAGATTTGGAAAACTCAGCCTTCGAGATTACTCTCATCCTCGCCGATAAAAGTAGCCAGTCGTTACTAACGTGGCCGTTCGTAATGTCTCCAGGTGGCGTATTTTGCCTCTGTGGACAAAGACACGGCCCATGTTGCCAAGGTGATGGCCCGCCAGCGGGGCTCCAAGAAGCCTGGGCGACCCCACCTGGTGAACACCCAGATGAGGGTCAAACCAACAGCCCAGCTTGTCCTTAATGGTATCATCCGAGTCTGAaatattgtatgtgtgtgcgcaagTATTACACACTTAGAATGACAGACAAGCTTTTTATATCACACTGAGGCTGAATTGTGTAAAATACTGAATATTTGTGGAGAGAATGAAAAAGCAGACATTGTGTGACTTAAAATGTAATGTGTGCAATATGTGTTCAttgtaacacacgcacacaacaatcAACATGCTTCATTCTACAAAATAATCCCTCATATAAGTGGTTGTGCCGTGTGACCCTTACAGTAATGCTCATATGCGACATCCCCACGCAGGCGCTCCTTTGGTGCCATCGTTTGCAGTGCCTCCACGAGAGAGTGTGATTCGGCAGAATACTCTGAGGCGGCGGAGAGAGGAGTGTTGTAGGAGGACGAGACGGCACTTTGGGGAAAAAGAAACGCAACAGaatgctggtgtgtgtgtgttggaccCATGGTAGAAAAGGAGGGGAGCCGCTGAGCAAGAAGGACGGTGAGCCTAAGAGGCTGAGAATTCGCCGGGAGACAACAACAGCCGATTCATGCATCAGCCTCTCCGTCGCTCCTCCAGCACCTGGGATTTTGATATTCAGGGAGAGTAAGACCTCGGACTGTGAGTCAGCTGACGTGACGCGCGTCTCCGGGATTTAACGTTTGTTGTCGGCGTACGTATGCACGCCTGGAAGTATTAGGGACAGTCACGGCTTCCCGTCTACCAAAAGACGGTAGACGGGATCAATGAGAGCGGAGGAGAagcataaaatgtttattgatcATGGGGAATGTTGATtgtgggcaaaaggcagattaCACTCGGTATGGGTCACAAGATAAACATCCTCACTCACGTGCACACCAACGGTCACTAAATGAGTCAGGAGTCTGGATGAGGAGTGTCGGCAGCGCATGTTAAGACTGACGGGGAAAAGGGGGAGGCAATTTAGTATAATACAATGGGAGAAAGTGCAATGTCGAGAGTTGACGGGCAGTCTCTCCTGGATGACACCATTGCCTCCAATCAGATACAGCCTTGTCTCagcatcgtgtgtgtgtgtgtctgcctgcAGCAAAACCTCAAACCTCCCTGAGGCAGCCGAACTACCGCGGACGCGGCGGGGCTAGGGGAGGCGCCGGCCGAGGCAGCGGACACGGGGACGTCAGACAGTCAAGGGACGTGAGggatggacagacagagggCAGGACGGCCTCGCAACTCCTAAAGAGCACACCCGACAGGTAACTAAACACGTGGCTCTTTGGAATAAGCTCCGGCCACGGTCGCCCATTCACTCGGGAAAACAACTGACATCACCGTGGCCCTCGGCAGCACAATGGGGCGTCCTGGTCCCCGCCCAGCGTATTGGCAGGGCTCATGAGCCCGGAGTAGGGGGGTGTACACCCTCCTAATCCCACCCTATTCTCTGGTAGATTAAAGCATCTAAACCAAAACAGAGTGAATCAGCACATCTAATGGAGTCCTCTAGATCCTCCATTGAGACAGCAGGCCTGTCCTATTGCGCCTGCGTGCACGTGGGCCCACtggcgtgcatgtgtgtgtgtagcgcCTCTGTCGGATTCTGTCACACAAAGTAGTCActcggataaaaaaaaaaaagaagtccgTTCTTTAAGAAGGggagaaaaaatataatattgtttttcataaaaacGTAAAATAATGATATGGAAAGTAAAGAATTTGACAGTGTggatcatgatttaatgctgccaAATGAATTAGttgcgctgctccttctggtgtgcctgctttggccacctggaggcagtcatttgtcatgcagacacaaacgaagaagaattgTACTCTTGTTGCAATATTCGTTATTTTTtcagacaggctaacaaatataTACCTTTTGAGTATTGTaatatctgtctacatgtgtttctcCACCGTTTGTGTCAGTTCTATAACCGTAGCAATCGAGGCAAACGTTAGCATATCAATGGCGTTTTCCATTTTACGTTAACTTTAAGATATTGCGGGCTGTTCTTGtggcaacgtttttttttttttttttttttaaattacacaatTTGTTTGACACTAAACTTCGTTTAGgggtggcattaaacagcttgaagaatcgttcactgccaccatacaacgtttgtatctcaagtttgcactcgcaagtcaaagcaaaaattcagCCCATTGACTGCTAGTATCTCGGGGGGAGGAGTCaggtcactcttatctcaaggcaccagtgtaGTGTGCATTAGTTTGCCAAAAAAACTTAGTGTTACCTGATGTTGATGCTGTTCTGGAtctttaaattgaaattttgtCTGCTAAGACGGACGGGACTGACTGAGTTTTAGGTTTGGGCTCTTGACGATGTGACACAGAGCCGGTTCTAGCTATTCTTGGAAATCTATGACTAAGACTAAGGTCCCGTGTCCAGGTCGGAAAAGAGGATGACACTCCCATCGCGCTTTCAGAAGGAGGTACAGGCTCACCTTTCCAGAAACTCCCAACAGACTAGTCGTGAGTCTGATAACCTCTTTTATCTCACTGAATAttcatttttaagcatttttaacctTTCGTTTACTTAAGTATTAAGTCATTAGTCTCGCCCCTATCTGTGTCAGCATTGCTCAGTTCCCTTAAACACTGTCACGATGTCCTCctgtgtgcttgcgtgtgtgcgCATCCTTTAGCACCTTCGCATTTAAATGAGAATTTGGACGGTGGAAAAGGCAAAGTCTACAACCCTCAGCAGGTCCAGAGCTGCATCGAGGATATTCTGTCCCAGTACAGCAATGGCTTTTGGGTGTCCAAACTGCCTCAGATCTACAAAGACCTTTATAACCAGGACCTGCCAACTGAGGCCATCAGAGACCTGGAGACCTGGAAGCACATATGCACTGTATGTTCTCTGGCAATGTAATCCCACAGTGTCAAGCGAGTGTCTCATCagtgtgttcctctttttttccaggTCGAGAGAACATGCAGCAGTAACCCATCTGAGCTGCTTCTCTACCCCGCCAAGGTTCGGACCACCGCATCTTCCCCACCGTCTTCCAGCTCCGCATTAGACAAATCCCTGCGGCCCCCCGTCCACCAGAGACCCCAACTGAAACGCTCCGGCTCTCGTCCTCCTCCGTCAACGTCCTCGCCGTCCCCCAGTCCTCCCTCTTCGCCGGCTTCCCTTAGCCCCGAGCTGAAGCTGAAGCTGGAGGAACTGCTGCTGAAGTATTCCAGCGGCCTGTGGGCCCACGCGTTGCCCAAGCTTTTCCAGGACACCTATAAAGTCAGTAGAAGAAGAACTTTTCATTTCTTACGGTGCGCTCAAACCTTTTTGTGCTTGCAATGTCACACTGCCGTCCCTGTTGCTTTGATCAGACTAAACTGCCCGCACACGTCCTCGACAACCTTCAGCTCCTCTCCGACATCTGCACCGTCGACTACCCGATGCCCGACAACCCTAAGAGGGCCATCCTGtacaggaggagcagcagcagcagcagcagcagcagcagcagcagcgctgGAGGAGGAGCGGAAGACGAGAAATGTAACCGGAGAGCCTCGTCGGCCAGCGAGGAGGAGCAGAGAGTGAAGCGGGAGGCGGCCAAGAGACTCTGTGATCACTCGGTACCTGCCCTGCACATCCCCAAAGAAGAGTATCCGTCTGTGCTGGTGGTGGAAGCCACAAACACCAATGAAGTCGTTTTAAGGTAGAAGAGAAGTTTTTTTTGAAGCAGATTGAATTGATAGATCACACGGaatcatcgtgtgtgtgtgtgtgtaaaggtaTATAGGTGAGAGCTACTCGCAAGCTCAGGAGCGTATGGAGGATGAAATGCGGGAATTTTACTGCCTGGACAAGAACAAGGTAACTCCTTGCTCATCTCCATTCTCGGGTCAACTTGTGGCTGTCAaggctgaggaggaggaggaggaggaggtggaggaggttCTGAGGGCTCAGATCTGCGAGCTCGTGGCAGATAAGGTTAAGGTGAGAGGTTCCCAAGGACAAACAACCTTTTCCAGCCCATAAATGTAACTTTGAAGATGATGCATCTGAATTTTGAATTGTCCCTTTGGCTTCATAGGTGCACTTTGTGGATCATGGCTTCTCAGAAGTCGTTAGCAAAGCCAAACTTTTTGAGCTGCATGAGAAATTCTTAACACTACCTTTCCAAGCCACCAAGAGCCAACTAGCAGGTGAGACAAAATCATGTattaaggaaaaagaaaagcacagaATATGGATACTCCCCGCCCCCTTTGCTCTTGAATATTCAGCATCCATCATGGAAATGTGTGTGTCCAGGCCTAGAGCCCTTCTCTCAGGAGCCCGCTGTGCTGAAGACCTTCGAGGCGATGGCGAGTGGTCAGATCCTTTTGGCCGAAATCCTGCAGAGAGGCCAGACCCCTCTGATGGTGTTGTACGACACGTCGCAGGATGACGACGTCAACATCAACGCCGCCTGCATGAAAGCCCTGCAGGACAAGACTTTGAGCAGTCCCTTACAGGTACAAGGAAGAATTTAGGTGGTCTGTATGGTAGCGCAGCATGCTTGACTCATTGATTGCATTCCTCAGGTTAACAGTGCTTACATGAATGTGAGCGTCACTAGTGTCTGCTCTGATGGGACAGTCTACTGTCAGCTACCCTCCAGAGGTCTCGCCAAGCTCAGTGAGATCCTGGAGAACGTCGAGACATACTTCCACTCGCAGGTTAACACCATGCTTGACATGTTGCGCTTTGGCCGATTGATGatcattttataattaaatgCACAC is a window from the Phycodurus eques isolate BA_2022a chromosome 23, UOR_Pequ_1.1, whole genome shotgun sequence genome containing:
- the tdrd7b gene encoding tudor domain-containing protein 7B isoform X2 is translated as MSDGELVKKMLRVILQANKGGMSLSRLQSEYKELTGEQIPHKQMGHNHLDTLLASVPSVVHVERSRSGEVAYFASVDKDTAHVAKVMARQRGSKKPGRPHLVNTQMRVKPTAQLVLNGAPLVPSFAVPPRESVIRQNTLRRRREECCRRTRRHFGEKETQQNAAKPQTSLRQPNYRGRGGARGGAGRGSGHGDVRQSRDVRDGQTEGRTASQLLKSTPDRSEKRMTLPSRFQKEVQAHLSRNSQQTSPPSHLNENLDGGKGKVYNPQQVQSCIEDILSQYSNGFWVSKLPQIYKDLYNQDLPTEAIRDLETWKHICTVERTCSSNPSELLLYPAKVRTTASSPPSSSSALDKSLRPPVHQRPQLKRSGSRPPPSTSSPSPSPPSSPASLSPELKLKLEELLLKYSSGLWAHALPKLFQDTYKTKLPAHVLDNLQLLSDICTVDYPMPDNPKRAILYRRSSSSSSSSSSSSAGGGAEDEKCNRRASSASEEEQRVKREAAKRLCDHSVPALHIPKEEYPSVLVVEATNTNEVVLRYIGESYSQAQERMEDEMREFYCLDKNKVTPCSSPFSGQLVAVKAEEEEEEEVEEVLRAQICELVADKVKVHFVDHGFSEVVSKAKLFELHEKFLTLPFQATKSQLAGLEPFSQEPAVLKTFEAMASGQILLAEILQRGQTPLMVLYDTSQDDDVNINAACMKALQDKTLSSPLQVNSAYMNVSVTSVCSDGTVYCQLPSRGLAKLSEILENVETYFHSQATSEFLVSRPFCGKGCMARFKGKWSRVEITNLHGSRVLDILFLDVGIQASVEVFELREIPQKFLRDLMAIPPQAVKCCLADLSVSVGSWTPDAVQWLREKVLNTTDCSMKVAKVDKSKQCVYVHLFTDKNFHEPACSLNHQIARLDLFKQQPDVYLTSHSPIKSSTLAAPTKTSSDISNGSPKSAPVAARSHLRRVPSGAKGTLGSPPGARSFPSPSLQLPPLLELPPAGNNMDVYVSVACHPGHFVLQPWRDMYKLVVLMGEMILFYNQIDETLLNVQNNQIYAAKVEYNWYRVLVKGVLTNGLVSVYELDYGKHELVSCTQLRALSEEFRQLPFQGITAQLAGVKTRQWSEEASIVFRNHVEKRPLVAQLEAAQEAANPWDRKLTVFLVDTSQQDNDIWVHDIMAEFADELTGDVKILYGQLLGLFNEPIVTN
- the tdrd7b gene encoding tudor domain-containing protein 7B isoform X5, with amino-acid sequence MLVCVCWTHGRKGGEPLSKKDGEPKRLRIRRETTTADSCISLSVAPPAPGILIFRESKTSDSKPQTSLRQPNYRGRGGARGGAGRGSGHGDVRQSRDVRDGQTEGRTASQLLKSTPDRSEKRMTLPSRFQKEVQAHLSRNSQQTSPPSHLNENLDGGKGKVYNPQQVQSCIEDILSQYSNGFWVSKLPQIYKDLYNQDLPTEAIRDLETWKHICTVERTCSSNPSELLLYPAKVRTTASSPPSSSSALDKSLRPPVHQRPQLKRSGSRPPPSTSSPSPSPPSSPASLSPELKLKLEELLLKYSSGLWAHALPKLFQDTYKTKLPAHVLDNLQLLSDICTVDYPMPDNPKRAILYRRSSSSSSSSSSSSAGGGAEDEKCNRRASSASEEEQRVKREAAKRLCDHSVPALHIPKEEYPSVLVVEATNTNEVVLRYIGESYSQAQERMEDEMREFYCLDKNKVTPCSSPFSGQLVAVKAEEEEEEEVEEVLRAQICELVADKVKVHFVDHGFSEVVSKAKLFELHEKFLTLPFQATKSQLAGLEPFSQEPAVLKTFEAMASGQILLAEILQRGQTPLMVLYDTSQDDDVNINAACMKALQDKTLSSPLQVNSAYMNVSVTSVCSDGTVYCQLPSRGLAKLSEILENVETYFHSQATSEFLVSRPFCGKGCMARFKGKWSRVEITNLHGSRVLDILFLDVGIQASVEVFELREIPQKFLRDLMAIPPQAVKCCLADLSVSVGSWTPDAVQWLREKVLNTTDCSMKVAKVDKSKQCVYVHLFTDKNFHEPACSLNHQIARLDLFKQQPDVYLTSHSPIKSSTLAAPTKTSSDISNGSPKSAPVAARSHLRRVPSGAKGTLGSPPGARSFPSPSLQLPPLLELPPAGNNMDVYVSVACHPGHFVLQPWRDMYKLVVLMGEMILFYNQIDETLLNVQNNQIYAAKVEYNWYRVLVKGVLTNGLVSVYELDYGKHELVSCTQLRALSEEFRQLPFQGITAQLAGVKTRQWSEEASIVFRNHVEKRPLVAQLEAAQEAANPWDRKLTVFLVDTSQQDNDIWVHDIMAEFADELTGDVKMAGFCALVQPLADGEHHDKF
- the tdrd7b gene encoding tudor domain-containing protein 7B isoform X3 — translated: MSDGELVKKMLRVILQANKGGMSLSRLQSEYKELTGEQIPHKQMGHNHLDTLLASVPSVVHVERSRSGEVAYFASVDKDTAHVAKVMARQRGSKKPGRPHLVNTQMRVKPTAQLVLNGAPLVPSFAVPPRESVIRQNTLRRRREECCRRTRRHFGEKETQQNAAKPQTSLRQPNYRGRGGARGGAGRGSGHGDVRQSRDVRDGQTEGRTASQLLKSTPDRSEKRMTLPSRFQKEVQAHLSRNSQQTSPPSHLNENLDGGKGKVYNPQQVQSCIEDILSQYSNGFWVSKLPQIYKDLYNQDLPTEAIRDLETWKHICTVERTCSSNPSELLLYPAKVRTTASSPPSSSSALDKSLRPPVHQRPQLKRSGSRPPPSTSSPSPSPPSSPASLSPELKLKLEELLLKYSSGLWAHALPKLFQDTYKTKLPAHVLDNLQLLSDICTVDYPMPDNPKRAILYRRSSSSSSSSSSSSAGGGAEDEKCNRRASSASEEEQRVKREAAKRLCDHSVPALHIPKEEYPSVLVVEATNTNEVVLRYIGESYSQAQERMEDEMREFYCLDKNKVTPCSSPFSGQLVAVKAEEEEEEEVEEVLRAQICELVADKVKVHFVDHGFSEVVSKAKLFELHEKFLTLPFQATKSQLAGLEPFSQEPAVLKTFEAMASGQILLAEILQRGQTPLMVLYDTSQDDDVNINAACMKALQDKTLSSPLQVNSAYMNVSVTSVCSDGTVYCQLPSRGLAKLSEILENVETYFHSQATSEFLVSRPFCGKGCMARFKGKWSRVEITNLHGSRVLDILFLDVGIQASVEVFELREIPQKFLRDLMAIPPQAVKCCLADLSVSVGSWTPDAVQWLREKVLNTTDCSMKVAKVDKSKQCVYVHLFTDKNFHEPACSLNHQIARLDLFKQQPDVYLTSHSPIKSSTLAAPTKTSSDISNGSPKSAPVAARSHLRRVPSGAKGTLGSPPGARSFPSPSLQLPPLLELPPAGNNMDVYVSVACHPGHFVLQPWRDMYKLVVLMGEMILFYNQIDETLLNVQNNQIYAAKVEYNWYRVLVKGVLTNGLVSVYELDYGKHELVSCTQLRALSEEFRQLPFQGITAQLAGVKTRQWSEEASIVFRNHVEKRPLVAQLEAAQEAANPWDRKLTVFLVDTSQQDNDIWVHDIMAEFADELTGDVKM
- the tdrd7b gene encoding tudor domain-containing protein 7B isoform X1, producing the protein MSDGELVKKMLRVILQANKGGMSLSRLQSEYKELTGEQIPHKQMGHNHLDTLLASVPSVVHVERSRSGEVAYFASVDKDTAHVAKVMARQRGSKKPGRPHLVNTQMRVKPTAQLVLNGAPLVPSFAVPPRESVIRQNTLRRRREECCRRTRRHFGEKETQQNAAKPQTSLRQPNYRGRGGARGGAGRGSGHGDVRQSRDVRDGQTEGRTASQLLKSTPDRSEKRMTLPSRFQKEVQAHLSRNSQQTSPPSHLNENLDGGKGKVYNPQQVQSCIEDILSQYSNGFWVSKLPQIYKDLYNQDLPTEAIRDLETWKHICTVERTCSSNPSELLLYPAKVRTTASSPPSSSSALDKSLRPPVHQRPQLKRSGSRPPPSTSSPSPSPPSSPASLSPELKLKLEELLLKYSSGLWAHALPKLFQDTYKTKLPAHVLDNLQLLSDICTVDYPMPDNPKRAILYRRSSSSSSSSSSSSAGGGAEDEKCNRRASSASEEEQRVKREAAKRLCDHSVPALHIPKEEYPSVLVVEATNTNEVVLRYIGESYSQAQERMEDEMREFYCLDKNKVTPCSSPFSGQLVAVKAEEEEEEEVEEVLRAQICELVADKVKVHFVDHGFSEVVSKAKLFELHEKFLTLPFQATKSQLAGLEPFSQEPAVLKTFEAMASGQILLAEILQRGQTPLMVLYDTSQDDDVNINAACMKALQDKTLSSPLQVNSAYMNVSVTSVCSDGTVYCQLPSRGLAKLSEILENVETYFHSQATSEFLVSRPFCGKGCMARFKGKWSRVEITNLHGSRVLDILFLDVGIQASVEVFELREIPQKFLRDLMAIPPQAVKCCLADLSVSVGSWTPDAVQWLREKVLNTTDCSMKVAKVDKSKQCVYVHLFTDKNFHEPACSLNHQIARLDLFKQQPDVYLTSHSPIKSSTLAAPTKTSSDISNGSPKSAPVAARSHLRRVPSGAKGTLGSPPGARSFPSPSLQLPPLLELPPAGNNMDVYVSVACHPGHFVLQPWRDMYKLVVLMGEMILFYNQIDETLLNVQNNQIYAAKVEYNWYRVLVKGVLTNGLVSVYELDYGKHELVSCTQLRALSEEFRQLPFQGITAQLAGVKTRQWSEEASIVFRNHVEKRPLVAQLEAAQEAANPWDRKLTVFLVDTSQQDNDIWVHDIMAEFADELTGDVKMAGFCALVQPLADGEHHDKF
- the tdrd7b gene encoding tudor domain-containing protein 7B isoform X4, yielding MSDGELVKKMLRVILQANKGGMSLSRLQSEYKELTGEQIPHKQMGHNHLDTLLASVPSVVHVERSRSGEVAYFASVDKDTAHVAKVMARQRGSKKPGRPHLVNTQMRVKPTAQLVLNAKPQTSLRQPNYRGRGGARGGAGRGSGHGDVRQSRDVRDGQTEGRTASQLLKSTPDRSEKRMTLPSRFQKEVQAHLSRNSQQTSPPSHLNENLDGGKGKVYNPQQVQSCIEDILSQYSNGFWVSKLPQIYKDLYNQDLPTEAIRDLETWKHICTVERTCSSNPSELLLYPAKVRTTASSPPSSSSALDKSLRPPVHQRPQLKRSGSRPPPSTSSPSPSPPSSPASLSPELKLKLEELLLKYSSGLWAHALPKLFQDTYKTKLPAHVLDNLQLLSDICTVDYPMPDNPKRAILYRRSSSSSSSSSSSSAGGGAEDEKCNRRASSASEEEQRVKREAAKRLCDHSVPALHIPKEEYPSVLVVEATNTNEVVLRYIGESYSQAQERMEDEMREFYCLDKNKVTPCSSPFSGQLVAVKAEEEEEEEVEEVLRAQICELVADKVKVHFVDHGFSEVVSKAKLFELHEKFLTLPFQATKSQLAGLEPFSQEPAVLKTFEAMASGQILLAEILQRGQTPLMVLYDTSQDDDVNINAACMKALQDKTLSSPLQVNSAYMNVSVTSVCSDGTVYCQLPSRGLAKLSEILENVETYFHSQATSEFLVSRPFCGKGCMARFKGKWSRVEITNLHGSRVLDILFLDVGIQASVEVFELREIPQKFLRDLMAIPPQAVKCCLADLSVSVGSWTPDAVQWLREKVLNTTDCSMKVAKVDKSKQCVYVHLFTDKNFHEPACSLNHQIARLDLFKQQPDVYLTSHSPIKSSTLAAPTKTSSDISNGSPKSAPVAARSHLRRVPSGAKGTLGSPPGARSFPSPSLQLPPLLELPPAGNNMDVYVSVACHPGHFVLQPWRDMYKLVVLMGEMILFYNQIDETLLNVQNNQIYAAKVEYNWYRVLVKGVLTNGLVSVYELDYGKHELVSCTQLRALSEEFRQLPFQGITAQLAGVKTRQWSEEASIVFRNHVEKRPLVAQLEAAQEAANPWDRKLTVFLVDTSQQDNDIWVHDIMAEFADELTGDVKMAGFCALVQPLADGEHHDKF